A stretch of the Desulfitobacterium chlororespirans DSM 11544 genome encodes the following:
- the rlmD gene encoding 23S rRNA (uracil(1939)-C(5))-methyltransferase RlmD — MSKNSMDTKPMVKKSADTHRPITIECLRLSSDGSGVGYHEGKATFVSGLLPGETGQIRIVEEKKNWQRGQLLSFCKTSAERMEPPCSVFGRCGGCQLQHLNYAQTLLWKKRWVEDALTRIGKIPLEKVTVHPTLGMDEPWRYRNKARLHRGEGNTLGYYQEKSKATVPFTDCLLLSESMNRWVREAETLLGQQDKSFFPDLNALTFRENSRGEGMLILDSLKDAQGAEIWAEMGGRIRSVWSINSSGEPEQIVGQREFTEDVLGAEFKISPLAFLQVNSVQTRKLYNRVLDWAELSAEKVVWDLYCGIGTITLALAAKAKKVWGIEENPYAVEDARENAKRNRVNNVEFMAGKVEDTFQQISDCPHIVVLDPPRAGAHRKVLEGLLELKPEQIIYVSCDPGTLARDLGILQNGGYQVAEVQPVDMFPWTVSVETVCLLSSKINGFGQ; from the coding sequence GTGAGCAAAAACTCAATGGATACAAAACCTATGGTTAAGAAATCGGCCGATACCCATCGTCCGATCACTATAGAATGTCTGCGCCTTTCTTCAGATGGCTCCGGGGTGGGATATCATGAAGGAAAGGCTACCTTCGTTTCCGGATTACTGCCGGGGGAGACAGGGCAGATTCGCATCGTGGAAGAGAAGAAAAACTGGCAAAGAGGTCAACTGCTGAGCTTCTGCAAAACCTCGGCAGAGCGAATGGAACCGCCCTGTTCAGTCTTCGGTCGATGCGGCGGTTGTCAGCTGCAGCATCTCAATTATGCCCAGACCTTGCTCTGGAAAAAGCGCTGGGTAGAAGATGCTCTGACCAGGATCGGCAAAATCCCCCTGGAAAAAGTCACAGTTCATCCAACCTTGGGTATGGATGAACCCTGGCGTTACCGGAACAAAGCGCGGCTTCATCGCGGAGAGGGGAATACGCTTGGCTATTATCAGGAAAAGAGCAAAGCGACAGTTCCCTTCACTGATTGCCTTCTGCTCAGTGAATCGATGAACCGATGGGTCCGGGAAGCAGAGACGCTGCTGGGCCAACAGGATAAAAGTTTCTTTCCTGACCTGAACGCGCTGACCTTCCGGGAAAATTCTCGGGGGGAAGGGATGTTGATTTTGGACTCCCTGAAGGATGCCCAAGGAGCTGAAATATGGGCAGAGATGGGCGGGAGAATCCGCTCGGTTTGGAGTATCAACAGTTCGGGAGAGCCGGAGCAAATCGTCGGCCAAAGAGAATTTACCGAGGATGTGCTGGGGGCTGAGTTTAAGATCTCCCCGCTGGCCTTTCTGCAGGTGAACTCGGTTCAAACCCGTAAACTTTACAACAGGGTACTGGATTGGGCGGAGCTTTCCGCCGAGAAGGTGGTCTGGGATCTTTATTGCGGAATCGGAACGATTACCCTGGCTTTAGCTGCCAAGGCCAAAAAGGTCTGGGGAATCGAAGAAAATCCCTATGCTGTGGAAGATGCCAGGGAAAATGCCAAGCGCAACAGGGTGAATAACGTGGAGTTTATGGCCGGCAAAGTGGAGGACACCTTTCAGCAGATCAGTGACTGTCCCCATATCGTGGTCCTTGATCCACCCCGGGCCGGAGCCCACCGGAAAGTGCTGGAGGGGCTGCTGGAACTGAAGCCGGAGCAGATCATTTATGTTTCTTGCGATCCGGGGACCTTGGCCAGGGATCTGGGTATACTGCAGAACGGTGGGTATCAGGTGGCTGAAGTGCAGCCGGTGGATATGTTTCCGTGGACAGTGAGTGTGGAGACTGTTTGCCTACTTTCCAGTAAAATCAATGGTTTTGGACAATAA
- a CDS encoding Arm DNA-binding domain-containing protein, translated as MEGHVRKRGEKWYYSFEASSVDGKRKRIERVGGRTKKEAEAALRKALQAYNNAGLHFEPSEISTSDYMDYWFKNYVLLNCRHNTQQAYDVIIRVHTKPQLGIYKLRSLTPAILQEFINGKFITGLSRHSLINIISVLNGAFDYAVYPAQFIEDNPIRYVKLPRYEHTKGEIDRRVIPDDEFDQILEHFPADTPYYIPIMIGYHTGCRISEVMGLTWEDIDLDKVSLA; from the coding sequence ATGGAAGGCCATGTAAGAAAGCGCGGTGAGAAATGGTATTACTCTTTTGAAGCCTCCAGCGTTGATGGAAAACGCAAGCGTATAGAGCGTGTTGGCGGACGCACAAAGAAAGAGGCTGAAGCTGCTCTGAGAAAAGCGCTTCAAGCATACAACAATGCAGGATTACATTTTGAGCCATCTGAGATATCAACTTCGGATTATATGGATTATTGGTTCAAGAATTATGTTCTACTTAACTGCAGGCATAATACTCAGCAGGCCTACGATGTCATTATCCGGGTTCATACCAAGCCGCAGCTTGGTATCTATAAACTCAGATCTTTAACACCTGCCATACTTCAAGAATTCATAAACGGAAAATTCATAACCGGACTGAGCCGGCATAGCCTCATCAACATTATCTCGGTGCTTAATGGGGCTTTTGATTACGCCGTCTATCCTGCTCAGTTTATCGAGGATAATCCGATACGATATGTTAAACTCCCGCGCTATGAACATACAAAAGGAGAAATAGATCGGAGAGTTATACCCGATGATGAATTTGATCAGATCCTTGAACACTTCCCTGCAGATACCCCCTACTATATTCCTATTATGATTGGATACCACACAGGATGTCGGATCAGTGAAGTCATGGGCCTAACTTGGGAAGATATAGACTTGGATAAAGTATCGTTAGCGTAA
- a CDS encoding tyrosine-type recombinase/integrase, with the protein MVCTKENGEIVTPDTFKYASRVIHYELGILFNFHSLRHTHATMLIENGANPKDVQKRLGHSRLATTMDTYTHPTEQMTDNTVAIFEKQLCQRKQNSVGK; encoded by the coding sequence ATGGTATGCACAAAGGAAAATGGAGAAATAGTAACCCCGGACACTTTTAAATATGCATCCAGGGTTATACATTATGAACTCGGTATTCTGTTCAATTTTCACTCCTTACGGCATACTCACGCCACAATGCTGATTGAGAACGGGGCCAATCCTAAAGACGTTCAAAAGCGCCTCGGACACTCCAGGTTGGCAACCACGATGGATACATACACCCATCCAACAGAGCAGATGACTGATAACACAGTGGCGATATTTGAAAAGCAACTTTGCCAACGCAAACAAAATTCCGTTGGCAAATAA